AAGATCAAGAGCTCTTGGATGTACTTCATATCATTTATGAGAATGAACAATTTTACGATGCGACCCATATGTATGATGCGTTGAAAAAACGACTGCACATCCCCCTGGCCTATTCCGAAGACCTTCTGCACATCGCTGCTTCGAAAGGCAGCATGGCAATCGACAGCAACGGACGCGATATCGGGGAACTGCGTTTTATCCAGGAGGAGTTGCCGTTTACGTTTTCTGTGACCCGTGATGAAGACATCTTGACGTTACACGTCGCGTCGGTCTCTGATGCGATGCTGCTTGAAGAAGCCCCGCTGCTTGCAGACAAGGAAAAGCTCTATCCGATCAATGACCGTCAAAGAACCATTTTTCAGTTGATTCGCACCCAGTTGAAAAAGCTCAAAACAAAGCAGTCAGACCCAGATGCCATCTATTTTTCAAGAGACGATGAGGAAGCGTTTTTCACGCATCTGTTGCCCAAGCTTGAATTGATCGGTCCGGTCAGTCTCTCGGATGATGCGTTGGAACATGTGAATTACCAGCCCTTTTCCGGTAAAGTTACGCTTGATTTGACTGATGAATACCGGCTCACAGCCGATGTGGCCTATCACTACGGCGACCAGGTAATCAGGCCTTTTGGCGAAGTGCCTTTCCGTCAGCCTGTAAAACCGGACGCAAACAAACTCGTCAGGGACACGGAACACGAGCAGCGGATCATGGCGGTCATTGAGCAGGCGGACTTTCATTATAACGGGCACGAGCTCTACCTCATAGAGGAGGAACAGCAATACCGCTTCCTGTTTGAACTGTTGCCTTATCTTGCCCGTGAGGCGGATGTGTATTACTCCGAGTCTTTGAAGAACATTCTCGCAGCAGAAGCGCCGGCACCGGTCGTTGAACTGAACTACCAGGAATCCGGTAATTACCTCGAGGCGGGCTTTGATATGCCGGGGGTATCCAAAGACCAGCTGCAGGCATTGCTCGGAGCGATTGTTGAGAAGAAGCGCTTCTTCAGGCTGTCATCCGGCGAAGTCATTCCCTTGAGACAGGATCATTTCAGCCAGGTGGAACAACTGGTCACCGGTCTTGGATTGAATCCCGATGAGATGGTTGACGGGAAGGTAAAGCTGCCTGGCTACCGGAGCCTCGAAGCGGAGGAAATCCTTCGAAAAGAAGGCAAGACCCGCTACTCCCGTGCGTTCAAAGAACTCCTTGAAGCGATCCGTCACCCTGAAAGCGGCGATACACCGTTGCCGGAGGGCTTGACTGCGGATCTCAGGCAGTATCAGGTCACCGGTTTTCAGTGGCTTACGTCGCTCTCGTCATACGGGTTCGGCGGCGTACTGGCCGATGACATGGGACTGGGGAAGACCTTGCAGGCGATCGCCTATCTGCTTCATGAAAAAACAAAAGCCGAAAAGGCAGGAGTCGATCCGGGACAGGCGCTGGTCATTTCGCCGGCGTCACTGACGCATAACTGGAAAAACGAGCTGGAGAAATTCGCCCCGACGTTACGAGCGCATGTGATTGATGGTGCGAAGGCGGAGCGGATTGCAGCGTTTCGGGAAGCTGTGGATGCGGATGTTGTGATCACGTCCTATCCGAAAGCGAGGCAGGACGACGCAGAACTGACGAAACGCCGGTACACAACGCTCATTCTCGATGAGTCACAGGCGATCAAGAATCCGGCGACGAAAATTGCAAAAACCGTGAAGACGATTCCGGCAAACCGGCGCTTTGCCCTGAGCGGAACCCCGGTTGAGAATTCCCTCGACGAACTCTGGGCGGTATTCGATGCGGTCATGCCTGGTCTCTTCCCTGGGAAAAAGGCATTCAGACAGCTCAGTGATGAGGCGATTTCCCGCATCAGCCGGCCGTTTATTTTGCGCCGGTTAAAGCAGGATGTGCTGACGGAGCTGCCGGATAAAATTGAAAGTGTTCAGTATTCGGAATTAACCGATGATCAAAAATCCTTGTATCTGGCGTATCTGGAACGGATTCAGGGCGAAGCGTCCCAAGCGATTCAGTCGGACGGCTTCCAGCAGAGCCGGATGAAAATTCTTGCCGGCTTGACCCGGCTCAGGCAGCTTTGTTGCCATCCTTCTTTGTTCATTGAGGATTACGAAGGGGAATCCGGGAAGCTGAATGATCTGTTGGAGCTCGTCGCGAATGCGGTGGAGAACGGACGCAGACTCCTGATCTTCTCGCAGTTCTCATCGATGCTGACGATGATGAAAGAGGTGCTTGAACAAGCCGGCTACGACCTGTTTTATCTCGATGGCCAAACGCCTGGAAAAGCGCGGGTCGAGATGGCGGAGCGTTTTAATCAGGGAGAAAAAGAACTGTTTTTGATCTCGCTGAAGGCAGGAGGAACCGGATTGAACCTGCCTGGTGCAGACCTGGTTGTCTTATACGATCTCTGGTGGAACCCGGCGGTTGAAGAACAGGCCGCCGGGCGAGCGCACCGGATGGGGCAGAAGAAGGTCGTCCAGGTGATCCGGATGGTTTCACAGGGAACGATTGAAGAGAAGATTCACGAACTCCAAAAGCGGAAAAAGGAACTCATCGATACGGTGATCCAGCCTGGTGAGTCGTCGATTTCCTCGCTGACAGAAGACGATATCCGGGAGTTATTGAGTTTTTAGAGCAGAAAGTGGCTGATGGGGATGGCGAAGAAGCTGGCATATGTGCTGATACCGATGATGTTTCTGCTGTATCTGCTGACGGTGTTTTTACCGGAGGCGGGTGTTGTTCAAGGTGCATTGATTGCGATGACGATTCTCTTTTACGGCATCTGTCTGAAGGATGCCGGACGGACGGAGCTGATACTGAACTTCGTGTTCTTGACAGGGGGTGTCAGCCTTCTCGTGGCTTCGGGGTACCCGTTCAGCGCGTCGCTTCCCGGGGCGACGACGATGGTGGATCTCGTGATGTTCATCTTGTTTGTGCCCCTGATCTCGTCCCCCATCAAGAAGTATTTACCAGTGGTTCAAGATGTGTTGACGCGTTTGAAGCAGAAACTGTCCCCACTCACGGTATCCGAATATTTCACGTTCATCATGAGTCTGATGATCAATCTGTCGAGTGTGCCGCTGAATACACGGATCTTCCGGGCAGATTTACCGGAATCGGCGTATCCGCGGCTGATCGCCTTGCAAAACCGGGCATTTGCCCTGGCGATTCTCGTGACGCCTGTGGGTGCAGCAATTACGCTCACCGTGAGCTATACAGGGGTGAGCTACCTTCAGCTCGTGCCGGTACAGCTGATGGTGGTGGCCGGTGCCATGATTCTCTCGAGGGTGATGGTCAAGCGTGACGTCCTTTACGAAACAACGGAGGAAGAAGCACATCGGCCCGTTTACAAACGGGAACTGCTGGCGATCTTTTTGCCTTTCCTGTTGTTTCTGGCAGTACTGACAGTCATGGAGATGCAGTCGGTCTATGGCATGATGGATATTATTCTCATGGTCGTCGTGCCCTACTCACTGGTGTGGAGCATGGTCACGCGTCAACTGGGGCAGTGGCAGACTGACGCCATGGACCAGGTGAAGAGTGTGACGAAGTTTTTCCGGCAGTTCTCCGTGATTCTGATGGCGGGCTGGTTCATTGCGTCACTGAATCTCTATTTGGAAACCAGCGATGTGCTGGACACGTTGGCAGCCGTGACGCAGATGCTTCCTTTGGCGGTTCTGATGGTGCTGATTCTGTCTCTCATGGTCGGCGCATCCCTCATCGGGATCCATCAGTTTGTCGTGCTCGTCTTGCTCCTTGAGGTGTTCACCAGCATGGAACCGTTTATGCCGATGCCTTTATTGGGGAGTATCCTCATGCTCGGTATGGTATCCGGGATGCTGTTAAGCCCTTACAGCGGGTTGAACCTGATGGTGCAGTCGACATTCCCGGGCTACACGTCCGCCGGAGTGGCCAGGCTGCAGTGGCGTTTTATGGCCATCCTGCTTGGCGGCATTGTACTCGTGTACGCACTATTGAGCGGGCTGATCTAAGTACATAGCAAGTGTGGAAAGGGGGGAGATCTCTATGGCGGAGACAATCGTATTGATCACCGGATCAAAAGAAACGAAAGAAACCTTGGCGGAGCAACTCGAAGAGCTGGTCGGGGATTTTGTGACGGTGAAAAGCTATGCGG
This Salisediminibacterium beveridgei DNA region includes the following protein-coding sequences:
- a CDS encoding DEAD/DEAH box helicase, with product MLTMDEIKKAYSKKFFDRGLLYAREGHVKELHWNEKKQRVTAKVYGSRPYKITISFPDVKAISDDCTCPAFETYGECKHITAVLIELANRSKQDRPVEDHITSLFRTMFTEDRWDEASTASNVPKKNTDAGQRLVEEFAGMIHPAPSFTGVPFGEEKTTLDVESAVLFMPNPDGIFFSLAVELKVGEDRLFRVKDIREFLDAVKKGHDLYFTKSFSYEPEHHQFTEQDQELLDVLHIIYENEQFYDATHMYDALKKRLHIPLAYSEDLLHIAASKGSMAIDSNGRDIGELRFIQEELPFTFSVTRDEDILTLHVASVSDAMLLEEAPLLADKEKLYPINDRQRTIFQLIRTQLKKLKTKQSDPDAIYFSRDDEEAFFTHLLPKLELIGPVSLSDDALEHVNYQPFSGKVTLDLTDEYRLTADVAYHYGDQVIRPFGEVPFRQPVKPDANKLVRDTEHEQRIMAVIEQADFHYNGHELYLIEEEQQYRFLFELLPYLAREADVYYSESLKNILAAEAPAPVVELNYQESGNYLEAGFDMPGVSKDQLQALLGAIVEKKRFFRLSSGEVIPLRQDHFSQVEQLVTGLGLNPDEMVDGKVKLPGYRSLEAEEILRKEGKTRYSRAFKELLEAIRHPESGDTPLPEGLTADLRQYQVTGFQWLTSLSSYGFGGVLADDMGLGKTLQAIAYLLHEKTKAEKAGVDPGQALVISPASLTHNWKNELEKFAPTLRAHVIDGAKAERIAAFREAVDADVVITSYPKARQDDAELTKRRYTTLILDESQAIKNPATKIAKTVKTIPANRRFALSGTPVENSLDELWAVFDAVMPGLFPGKKAFRQLSDEAISRISRPFILRRLKQDVLTELPDKIESVQYSELTDDQKSLYLAYLERIQGEASQAIQSDGFQQSRMKILAGLTRLRQLCCHPSLFIEDYEGESGKLNDLLELVANAVENGRRLLIFSQFSSMLTMMKEVLEQAGYDLFYLDGQTPGKARVEMAERFNQGEKELFLISLKAGGTGLNLPGADLVVLYDLWWNPAVEEQAAGRAHRMGQKKVVQVIRMVSQGTIEEKIHELQKRKKELIDTVIQPGESSISSLTEDDIRELLSF